The sequence CTGCCTGCAGCTCCACAAGCCACCACTGGCCTGCAGCTGCAGGGAAAAGCACCTGGTTCAGTCTCTCCCCTCTCAAGCCTTTTTCTCCCCCAGTTCATCTGCTAGGACACACAGAAACCACGTCTGCCTCACCATTTATAAAACTTCCCCCAGTTGCTGTTTTACAACGGGAGCTGGGCAGTGTCCAGCTGGGCCCAGGCCCCCACACTGTGCTCAGCTTGGAGCTGGGGCCTGCCCTTCAGTGCCAGGAagctgtcagtgctggcaggagcaggtgTGGAGGTTCCTGCTCTCTTCAGGCAATGCAGGAACAGTTCAGGTGGACCCTGACATCAACCCCAGGGCCGTGGCTGGTGGTAAGAGTTAATTCAGGCCCTTGGAAAGTGGCTGCACACCGGACAGCACAGCTGCAGTTCCACAGGCAAAGGGAAAGGAAGCTCTAGAACCACCAGTGAGGAGAGGGGtcacagctgtgctgctggggccagaCAGTTTTTCCCTCAGtggccagctctgcctgccccttTGTGCTGCCCGAAGCATGACAAGGGCAGAGGGAGGCCTAGCTAGGGCAAGACAAACCGAGCTCACACATTCCTTGCTTGAAAGGGCTAAAAATTCATGCAGGCAGTGGAGCAAGAGGTCAGCATGTGGAGGGGTGAGGGCAGGGTGGTGGAAGGACGAGTTCTCTTCAGCCCTGGTTGGAGACAATGGGGCGGCTGATGGTGCTGTTGGTTGTCATGGCTGAGAGCTCCCATCTGTAACACACCAAGAGGATACACACTCAGAGAAAGCACAAACACAGTGCCCAGGGCTAGAGCAGCTTTGTTTCATGCCAGCCTCAGCTACAGTCTCCAGCCCAGCCCACAAAGGTGTCCAGAGCCTTGGGCAGCCCTCACGCAGGGCTGGAGCACCCCAGGGTGAGGTCCCAGCAAGGCACACAATACCTGATGTCGTGGGGAAGGCAGGACTGGTCCAGGCTGTACTGAATCACTGCTAGCTTACACAGCGTCTTCAGACTGGGGCCTGGGAAAAGAGAGCAGTTTAGCTACAGCAGCCTTTGACTGGACACCATGGAGGCCCCAGCATCATGCAGTCAGTGCCACAGGAAACAGGGCAGAGCCTTGTCTGAGGGACAAGACAGAGTGACAccagggacaggctggggtgCTCCCACAAGAGGCCTTGCATGCAGGAGTGCACAAAGCatggctgcagctctggctgctctgccttgAGCCAAGCACACTGGTCAGACACAGCTGTCTGGCTCCAGGACATGGCACCTGCAGCCACAGAGAGCACAGTGAGGTGCTTCACAGCAGGGCCTGCTCACAGGGCACCTTGTGGTAAGAGGTACAAGCTGGGCAGGAAGTGCTCACGTACTGAAGTCGAGGATGTAGAGATCCGAGTGATCCATCAGGTCAAATTCATCACCCATTCCCTCCTCTGGAGATGGGCTGCAGAAACCAAGCACAGTGTGTCAGTCAGTGCCAAAATTCTTATGCACCAGCTCACCAAGGGCTGAGGAAGCCCAGGAATGTCCGTGGcatccctgtcccaggcaggggcCCTGTGATCCCTCCTGGCCCTCTGAAGTCCCAAGGAGCACTCAAAGTCATCACTTTCTCAGCTCCTtgcagaggaggcagagctgcacaGGAGCCAGGGAGCACAAACCCACACTATTTCCTCTGCAGGGCATGGGAGACCTGCCTCCTTTTCATGGATGACCATGATGATTCCGCCATGAGCCTCCCCCTCACCTCACCTGTCCATCACTCCTGTTCTCATGTATTTAAGATCTACTGCACTTATTGCAGCTTGGCCCCTCAGATGCTGTGTGAGGAGTGTAGAGAAAGCAGCTAGAAAACATCTAAACATCTGCATGGCAGGGCAAGCACAGACATTTCTCAGTATGACTGAGGAATCACTTTGGACtccagccacagctggagtggTTGTGCCAAAATGGGGATGGCATTTCAGAAGATTGTAGCTGAGCACTGAGCAATGCAGCAGTCATTTTAAACCAATCCCAATTTGCTGATACTCCCATTTGATGTTGGTCCAGGAATGCTGATGAGGAACTACAGCATCAGGCATTTCTAGGGAACAGCCAGCCTCACCTATGGTTTCCTGCCACAGTGGTCTTGATGGAACAACCAAAGCACCTGAGAGACTGGACACTACATCTCCTTGCACAGACAAATCAGCCTGTGCTGAAACAGGGGAAAATACTCCCTTGGCTGATGGTTGTTTGgagaatttaaaagaaagaaaggaaaaatgtttTAAGTCCTGCTTTGGTCTGTGACAAAACAACTTAGTGTGCCCTCACCTTTTAGCTGGGACTGACCTCATGCAGTGACTCCTTGCCCCAGTGTCTCTTGTTTCCCCACCAAGCTTCACACTCACGGGACATGAGGCAGTACCTGCTCCCCCAGGTCCCCACAACCTCAGGCCAAGCTGAGAGCACAGCTCAGTGCTGGCACAGACCTGTTGCTGATGGGACCCATCCGCCCGGATACAGGCAGGAGCCCCTTTAACTCCACCTCGTGTGCTCACCACACCACAATCTAATCTCACATCCACGTCACAGGAAACCCCAGGCCATCCCTTATCTATCAAAGGAAAGCCAGCAGGCACCATGTCTGTGCCTTTAATCACCAAAAGGAAAGCAGCAGGGTGAGCCTGGAGTTCAAGACCAGGCAACCCCCTGCAACTCccaggcagcacagcagcatgcAGGGCACACCTTTGCCAGCCAGAGCCCAGCAAAACTGCTCATTGCAGCTGCAAAACAACTCACGCTGCAGTGACTCAGTGACAGCCCCTACTCCCTCACCAGAGCCAGGATTCCTAAGCCCTGTCAGGGAAAACACAGTCTCAAGCCAAATCTGGATCAGCAGCTCTTCAGCTAAACTGTTTTATAGCATTCCTTCTCCCCCCACTTCTTCCTTGTGGATGGTCTCTGCACACTGAATTGCTGGTGGGTTTGGGAAGAAACCAGACCAGGGCCACAACTGTGACACAGCTAATGGGAACACCaagcttcttggtcccttaaatGGGACACAAGTGAAGGATTGTTCCTGGCCACAGTGGGGCAAAACCACCAAGCTCTGGCCAGGACTaccaaagaaacaaagcttttggatGCCCTAGGAGCAAGCAGCCTGCAGAAGCGCCTCTTCAGCAGGAAGTGTGAATCCTGGAAAGGCAGACACAAAGGGGCTTTGCTGCCCATCCCCCAGAGCTGTTCCCTAGAAAGCTGAGCCTGCCGGCTCATCCTCTGAGGATCCCTGCAGGACAGCCCCACCCCTCCCCCTGGCCAGCCCGGGGAGCACAGGTCAGCAGGCAGACCCATGGGAGTTCTCCATTACAACGACTTCCTGGAAAACTTCTTATCTCTCCAGGCAGCTCCAGAATACACCTGATAACTGTTACAGGAAGACAGCACGGCCCACCCCCACCTCCCACTTCCCCAAGACCCTCCCTCCAGCTCAAGCAGGCTGCATTCCTGGCTGCCAGCACATCTTCCCAGCCCACACTAGTGCTGATGAATGTGCCTGTACTGGGGTTGAGCCTGACCTAAGAAACAAGCTGAATTCTGAAGTGGTTCATGGAGAAGACAAGGCACTGCTGCATTACCTGGCAAGGGTGAACCAAACTCCAAAAAGCTGGTGTCAATTTTGTTGTGGTTTGCTAGCATTTCCCAGGAGTGCCAGGGTTTAACATCaaagttcagctgctgctgcaacaCAAATCTACACAGCACAGcatctgggacccccaaaactcccctaaagccctgccaagccctcCCTTCTGCTGTACTGAGCAGCAACCAGTATCTTTTGAGGAGACTGGATAAACTCAGCACCTCTGCATACCTCACCTGCACTAAGCACTCCCTCAAAGTCACATGGACATCCTACAGCTAAGCACACTCCCCCTTCACCCCATCACACACTGGTATGGTCAGGTCACCCTTGGTTCTGTGCCCCAAGTCTGCTTCAGAAGCATCCCCAAAAAGCTACTGTCAAGAACCCAGAGAGAGCCCCAAAGCTTTCCCAACCATGTGGAGAGCTGAAAACATTTAAGATGTCTCTGCAAGGTAGATACTGGCAAGCAGGACTGTGCTCCAGAGCTGCAATTTGTCACTCCAGACAGCATAGAGTGTGTCCTGGTGATAGGCCACTTCCTTTCTTTTAGCAGCTGTTAAGGCTCTTGGCCAcatccagctgccctgcaccctGACAGTATCACTTCCAGTGTTTGACAGCTAAATCCATAACACCAGGTCCCTGTTGTGAATGGGAATGTTGCTAAGGAACACTGGCAGAAGGCAACATTGTCTTGTCACATGTGTAGGCTCCTCAAACAGCTCCCAGCTGAGCTGACATCCCactgcagcctggcagcagaaCCCACACTTGCCAGTGGAAGAAAGAAGCTCTGGTGGGAGAAGCAGGGCAGCATGTAGGTGAAGATAAGTCAGTTTGAGGTCTGCTCTGGCACAACAGACTGAGATACATGCCCTTCTGACAGCAGGATCTCTTCTCTTATCCCCACAACCTCTTTACCAGAAAGCTTGAGCACTGCACAGCCCCTCCTGAGCAGCCTGTTACACCCTTCTGTCTCTACATGTACAAGATGGTTGTCACCAGATGCTTTACAAGCTTACATGACACTTCAATCTCTTCCACGGCCTTTCTTCAGGGGACCCTGATGTCCATGATTACCTACACTTGTCAGATAGGCTGACACTTGCCACGTGCCTTTGAAGTCCAGCTGATGGGTCTGAGTGTGAAGGGACACTGTGCTGAAGGGACTGGCAAAGCCTCTGGAGGAGCCACCTCACACAGCTCACCTGGTACCTCCAAAGAGGATGATTCTGTCCCCcactctgcagcagcactgccggCGCCGGGGACACGGCCCCTTCCCCTTGGGCTCAATCTTCCTCCAGGAAAGAGAAACTAacagaaggaaaagagagaaaacttGTCACAAGAGCCTGGCAAAGACCAGCTATAAGCAGGTCATGAATTTAAACAGATCACAGGAAAAGCAGAGGCTCAGTACCCCACAGACACCAGCTAGCCAATATCCAGCCTCCCCCCTGACCTCctcattaatggccaatcatgcACTTCCATGAAGTGCCACTTAGATGCCAGTCACAGTCCTGGAGCTCTGCCTGCTGAGACAGGACTTGCAGGTCatatcatagaatggtttaggttggaagggaccttaaagaccatcttgtcccaactccctgccatgggcagggacaccttgcactacaccaggttgctcagggccccgtCAAGGCCTTTCACTTGCAAAGCCTGAGCACCAGGACCCACAGACTGCCATGGCAGCGGGTCCAGCATCACAGGGAGCTGTactgggcagagctgcagggacagacagGCAGCCGCCCTTCCCCAGAGCCTGCTGCGGTCGGGATTTGGATGAGGAAGATCCAGGAACCAGCTCCATCTGCTGGCAGGCTGCGATCGCAGAGCACCCGGGCAGAGGTGCCTCAGCCGCTGGGACAGCTCGGCTGCGGGAGGAGGGCGTGGAGAACTGGGCCAGGTGGAGACAGCAGCCTTTGTTCTTGCTGCTCTCTGCACCAAGGATGCTTGGGGGCGACAAAGCACAGGACTGaaacctgcaggagctctgccagCTCACAGTCAGCTTGGGGAGCAGCTGGTTGGCTGCTCTCAGGTAACTTTACTAGAAAGCAATTAGCAAACAAATTAATCTAGACAGTCAAACGTGCCTGAGGACCCCCAAACTGGCTCACAGCTGAGTGGTATTCAGGGTACCAGCTGAAGAACCCCCCTTCTGCAGCTCAGGTTGAATGGTTTCTCCAGCTATAGTCTCTCTGTTCCCTAAAACCTATTTCTTTCCCATATCTTCTCTTCTGTCAGTACTTTTGCACATttgagaacaagacaaagtttTTCCAATGAAATATGTCTTTTAGCAATACCTCATTTTCTATTTTATAACTGAGATCTGGAAACATCCCGAGGAGGAACAGACACAGGAGTGATTTGCTGTCAGAAGAGCCAAGAGCCATTCCCCCCCAAGCAGCACTCCTTGGACAGTATGTTCCTCTGAGCACTATCACTGCAGCAAGTTAAAACCATAAATACCTGGATTGAATTTCCAGAGGTCATGGAAGTGTCTGTTCAGGCGTGCATTGTAGCCACCAAATACATAGAGCTCCCCATTGTAGCTGACTGTAGGGAGTAAGCACAgacatcagagggcacccagcaTGTCCCTGACccaacaccaaacacaaaccaacgTGGTGCTGGCTGCCCACCTCTCCTTACATCATCTTCATGTGCAGTGGAGAGTGCAAGGCTTTTTGGTGGGCAGCAGCTTTCCACAGAAACTGGGCTTTGTGCAACCCTTTCTAACCCACAGCCCCACCCAGCAGAGCAAACACCCCTCCTAAGGCAGGCAGAAACTTCCCTCCACCCTCAGCAGACCCCCACTCACAGGCTGAATGGCTCCTCCTGCCCTCAGGGAGCACGGGGGTGTGAGGGGAGTCCAGCCAGGAGTTGGTTTCTGTATCAAACACTTTGATTCTGTTACAGTAGATCTCGTTGTTAGAGTGAAAGGGCCCAAAGCGATCAGCTCTGCCCCCAAACACGTACATCTTTGTTCCAATGATGGTAGCTGAATGAAAGTCTCTCCAGCGAGCTGGAGTACCCTGAGGGACAgaatagaaaataaaaacaaaagaaagagtGCAGATCAGCCAGGGAAATAACACATCTTGATAGGGAAGTTAGGTGGCTGCCTTCTCCTGGAGAACTTCCCATCCTGTAGAGCCCAGCCACATCAGCCAGAAGCTGTGAGACAAGTGTGGGCAGCTACCCCAGAGAATGGTAGATGCAAAACTTCCTCCACAAACCAGAGGGAAAAACAGACACTGACCTTGGCAGAGATTAAGGTCCACGTCATGTTTGTGGTGTCCAATTTATGGATATCATTTGAAAAGCAGTCAGCCTGGAAGACACATGAACAGCTTGGTCACAAAGGGACTGAGAAGCCTGGTCACATCCAGCCCCAGAAGgatgctgccctgcagagctggagcaTCCCTTTGGATTCACTGCTTCCTAAAGAACAAGGTGCTTGCTCAGGCAGCACTTATCACTTAACTAGAGGAAAGCAAAGCCTGTTTCTTCCCAAAGGTGTTCTGTCTCTTCCTGCAGCTTTCCCATTTATTTGGTGCTCAGTTCCTCCCCCAAAGGCTGTCCTGC comes from Melospiza melodia melodia isolate bMelMel2 chromosome 3, bMelMel2.pri, whole genome shotgun sequence and encodes:
- the KLHDC3 gene encoding kelch domain-containing protein 3 codes for the protein MLRWAVHLEGGPRRVNHAAVAVGHKVYSFGGYCSGEDYETLRQIDVHVFNAVSLRWIKLPPVWTNSRDHVREVPYMRYGHSAVLIDDTVYIWGGRNDTEGACNVLYAFDVNTHKWFTPKVSGMVPGARDGHSACVLAKSMFIFGGYEQLADCFSNDIHKLDTTNMTWTLISAKGTPARWRDFHSATIIGTKMYVFGGRADRFGPFHSNNEIYCNRIKVFDTETNSWLDSPHTPVLPEGRRSHSAFSYNGELYVFGGYNARLNRHFHDLWKFNPVSLSWRKIEPKGKGPCPRRRQCCCRVGDRIILFGGTSPSPEEGMGDEFDLMDHSDLYILDFSPSLKTLCKLAVIQYSLDQSCLPHDIRWELSAMTTNSTISRPIVSNQG